The following coding sequences lie in one Nycticebus coucang isolate mNycCou1 chromosome 20, mNycCou1.pri, whole genome shotgun sequence genomic window:
- the ZEB1 gene encoding zinc finger E-box-binding homeobox 1 isoform X9, which yields MTSHKSGRDQRHVTQSGGNRKFKCTECGKAFKYKHHLKEHLRIHSGEKPYECPNCKKRFSHSGSYSSHISSKKCISLMPVNGRPRTGLKTSQCSSPSLSASPGSPTRPQIRQKIENKPLQEQLSVNQIKTEPVDYEFKPIVVASGINCSTPLQNGVFSGGGPLQATSSPQGVVQAVVLPTVGLVSPISINLSDIQNVLKVAVDGNVIRQVLENNQANLASKEQETISASSIQQGGHSVISAISLPLVDQDGTTKIIINYSLEQPSQLQVVPQNLKKENPVPTNSCKSEKLPEDLTVKSEKDKSFEGGVNDSTCLLCDDCPGDLNALPELKHYDLKQPAQPPPLPAPEAEKPESSVSSGTADGNLSPSQPPLKNLLSLLKAYYALNAQPSAEELSKIADSVNLPLDVVKKWFEKMQAGQIPVQSSEPSSPEPGKVNIPAKNDNQPQSANANEPQDSTVNLQSPSKMTNSPVLPVGSTSNGSRSSTPSPSPLNLSSSRNAQGYLYTAEGAQEEPQVEPLDLSLPKQQGELLERSTITSVYQNSVYSVQEEPLNLSCAKKEPQKDSGVTDSEPVVNVIPPSANPINIALPTVTAQLPTIVAIADQSSVPCLRALAANKQTILIPQVAYTYSTTVSPAVQEPPLKVIQPNGNQDERQDTSSEGVSNVEDQNDSDSTPPKKKMRKTENGMYACDLCDKIFQKSSSLLRHKYEHTGKRPHECGICKKAFKHKHHLIEHMRLHSGEKPYQCDKCGKRFSHSGSYSQHMNHRYSYCKREAEERDGAEQEEAGPGGPGPRARASPSQVDSDGRESSAREEDEDSDKEEEEEEEKELEELREEKECGKPQGEEEEEAEEEMEEEEAEEAEEGGAANTEGAAEAEGAAGRASSPEQKVSEDSEQVSEGKTNEA from the exons gagAGAAGCCATATGAATGCCCAAACTGCAAGAAACGTTTTTCCCATTCTGGTTCCTATAGCTCACACATAAGCAGTAAAAAGTGTATCAGCTTGATGCCTGTGAATGGGCGACCAAGAACAGGACTCAAGACGTCTCAGTGTTCCTCACCATCTCTCTCAGCGTCACCAGGCAGTCCCACACGGCCACAGATACGGCAGAAGATAGAGAATAAACCCCTTCAAGAACAACTTTCTGTAAACCAAATTAAAACTGAACCTGTGGATTATGAATTCAAACCCATAGTGGTTGCTTCAGGAATCAACTGTTCAACCCCTTTACAAAACGGGGTATTCAGTGGTGGTGGCCCATTGCAGGCAACCAGTTCTCCTCAGGGTGTGGTGCAAGCTGTTGTTCTGCCAACAGTGGGTTTAGTGTCTCCCATAAGTATCAACTTAAGTGATATTCAGAATGTACTGAAAGTGGCAGTAGATGGTAATGTAATAAGGCAAGTTTTGGAGAATAATCAAGCCAATCTTGCATCCAAAGAACAAGAAACAATCAGTGCTTCATCCATACAACAAGGTGGCCATTCTGTTATTTCAGCTATCAGTCTTCCTTTGGTTGATCAAGATGGAACAACCAAAATCATCATCAACTACAGTCTTGAGCAGCCTAGCCAACTTCAAGTTGttcctcaaaatttaaaaaaagaaaatccggTCCCCACAAACAGTTGCAAGAGTGAAAAGCTACCAGAAGATCTTACTGTTAAATCTGAGAAGGACAAAAGCTTTGAAGGGGGAGTGAACGATAGCACTTGCCTTCTGTGTGATGACTGTCCAGGAGACCTTAACGCACTTCCAGAACTAAAGCACTATGACCTGAAGCAGCCTGCTCAGCCCCCTCCACTCCCTGCCCCGGAAGCTGAGAAGCCCGAGTCCTCTGTCTCATCAGGTACTGCAGATGGCAATTTGTCCCCCAGTCAACCACCTTTAAAGAACCTCTTGTCTCTTTTAAAAGCATATTATGCTTTGAACGCACAACCAAGTGCAGAAGAGCTCTCAAAAATTGCTGATTCTGTAAATCTACCACTGGATGTAGTAAAAAAGTGGTTTGAAAAGATGCAAGCTGGACAGATTCCAGTGCAGTCTTCGGAACCATCTTCTCCTGAACCAGGCAAAGTAAATATCCCCGCAAAGAACGATAATCAGCCTCAGTCTGCGAATGCAAATGAGCCCCAGGACAGCACAGTAAATCTCCAGAGTCCTTCGAAGATGACAAACTCTCCCGTTTTACCAGTGGGATCAACCAGCAATGGTTCCAGAAGTAGTACACCATCCCCATCACCTCTAAACCTTTCCTCATCCAGAAATGCACAGGGTTACTTGTACACAGCAGAGGGTGCACAAGAAGAGCCACAAGTAGAACCTCTTGATCTTTCGCTACCAAAGCAACAGGGAGAATTGCTGGAAAGGTCAACTATCACTAGTGTTTACCAGAACAGTGTTTATTCTGTCCAGGAAGAACCCTTGAACTTGTCTTGCGCAAAAAAGGAGCCACAAAAGGACAGTGGTGTTACAGACTCAGAACCAGTTGTAAATGTAATCCCACCAAGTGCCAACCCCATTAATATTGCTCTACCTACGGTCACTGCCCAGCTGCCCACAATCGTGGCCATTGCTGACCAGAGCAGTGTCCCATGCTTACGAGCACTAGCTGCCAATAAGCAAACCATTCTGATCCCCCAGGTGGCTTACACATACTCTACTACGGTCAGCCCTGCAGTCCAGGAACCACCCTTGAAAGTGATCCAGCCAAATGGTAATCAG GATGAAAGGCAAGACACTAGCTCAGAGGGAGTATCAAATGTAGAGGATCAGAATGACTCTGATTCTACACCACCCAAAAAGAAAATGCGGAAGACAGAAAATGGAATGTATGCTTGTGATTTGTGTGATAAGATATTCCAAAAGAGTAGCTCATTATTGAGACATAAATATGAACACACAG GTAAAAGACCCCACGAGTGTGGAATCTGTAAAAAGGCGTTTAAACACAAACATCACTTGATCGAACACATGCGGTTACATTCTGGAGAAAAGCCCTACCAATGTGACAAATGCGGAAAGCGCTTCTCACACTCGGGCTCCTACTCCCAGCACATGAATCACCGCTACTCGTACTGCAAGAGGGAAGCGGAGGAGCGCGACGGCGCCGAGCAGGAGGAGGCGGGCCCCGGGGGCCCCGGCCCGCGCGCCAGGGCCTCGCCCTCGCAGGTGGATTCGGACGGGAGGGAGAGCTCGGCCAGGGAAGAGGACGAAGACAGtgacaaggaggaggaggaggaggaggagaaggagctgGAGGAGCTGCGGGAGGAAAAGGAATGTGGAAAACCacaaggggaggaggaagaggaggcggaggaggagatggaagagGAGGAGGCGGAGGAGGCGGAGGAGGGAGGAGCCGCCAACACGGAAGGTGCCGCGGAGGCGGAGGGCGCTGCCGGCCGCGCGAGCAGCCCAGAGCAAAAAGTAAGCGAGGATAGTGAGCAAGTGt